From a region of the Balaenoptera musculus isolate JJ_BM4_2016_0621 chromosome 15, mBalMus1.pri.v3, whole genome shotgun sequence genome:
- the BRAT1 gene encoding BRCA1-associated ATM activator 1 isoform X5, with protein sequence MRGPARGRCSPQACDWPACAQKIVCHIEDSLCSIATPQVTQALNVLTTVFGHCRGLWTQGLWVRLSPLVARLLEKDPVPASHSLVDLLLSVARSSVPSSDRGLWETLAQTLSHLSPTQAGPLALGILKLQDCPQALRTQAFGILLQPLACVLEAAAQAPGPPGLLGGAAGDPMTADTLLCSKSACVGLLCCALTHLGLLQPLPQRPSPWPQAPLLGAAVTVLRLCSGSVAPTSDVGGRLCAILVGCGRVQRAALDFLGALSQGAGPQESVTQVFSVLLEYLMSPESSSMVLKKAFQATLRWLLSSPKTPGCCDLDPRTQLFLRELLPVLQKRLCSPCWEVRDSGLEFLTQMTRHCGGQAGFRQALLASEVPELTKQLLQDPESYVRASAVTATGQLSSWALLAAPASPERPGAQQKSLLVELLHVLCADSEGFPRRAVMQVFTEWLRDGHADVAEDPERFVARVLQAASRDPDWEVRAQGLELALVFLGQLLGPRGSHCPCAVALPETAPPGTLAQALPEAAPPGTLAQALQVLCRVQLFEFAFRALFDCDRPVAQKSCDLLLFLRAKAAPCGSPQEAGDSPNVASVEATLQRWQAGEQGQPLGYLEPGAVMAVLRSIDLEGLRDTLAESSDHVEKSPQSLLQDMLAAVGVLGENEADCY encoded by the exons ATGCGAGGCCCAGCCAGGGGCCGCTGCAGTCCGCAGGCCTGTGACTGGCCAGCATGCGCCCAGAAGATTGTGTGTCACATCGAAGACTCCCTGTGCTCCATAGCCACCCCGCAGGTCACACAGGCCCTCAATGTCCTGACCACCGTGTTCGGGCACTGCCGTGGCCTTTGGACGCAAGGCCTTTGGGTGCGGCTGAGCCCCCTCGTGGCCCGCCTGCTCGAGAAAGACCCTGTCCCAGCCTCACACTCGCTCGTGGATCTCCTCCTCAGCGTGGCCCG TTCTTCTGTGCCGAGTTCTGACCGTGGCCTGTGGGAGACTTTGGCCCAGACTCTGAGCCACTTGAGCCCCACACAGGCAGGGCCTCTGGCTTTGGGGATCCTGAAACTGCAGGACTG TCCACAGGCGCTGAGGACCCAGGCCTTCGGcatcctcctccagcccctggcctgTGTCCTGGAAGCTGCTGCTCAGGCCCCTGGACCTCCAG GCTTGCTGGGTGGGGCCGCAGGCGACCCGATGACGGCGGACACGCTCCTCTGCTCCAAGTCGGCCTGCGTGGGTCTCCTGTGCTGCGCTCTCACCCACCTGGGGCTGCTGCAGCCGCTG cCCCAGCGCCCCTCGCCCTGGCCGCAGGCGCCCCTGCTTGGGGCTGCGGTGACGGTCCTGCGGCTCTGCAGTGGCTCAGTGGCCCCCACCTCCGATGTGGGCGGCCGCCTCTGTGCGATCCTGGTGGGCTGTGGCCGGGTCCAGCGAGCTGCCCTGGATTTCCTGGGGGCGCTGTCTCAGGGGGCCG GCCCTCAAGAGTCGGTGACGCAGGTGTTTTCCGTTCTCCTGGAGTACCTCATGAGCCCTGAGTCCAGCTCCATG GTTCTGAAGAAGGCCTTCCAGGCCACACTCAGGTGGCTCCTGAGCTCACCCAAGACCCCCGGCTGCTGCGACCTGGACCCCCGCACCCAGCTGTTCCTCAGGG AGCTGCTTCCTGTGCTACAGAAGCGCCTGTGCAGCCCCTGCTGGGAGGTGAGGGACTCAGGCCTCGAGTTCCTGACCCAAATGACCAGACACTGCGGAG GGCAGGCCGGCTTCAGACAAGCGCTCCTTGCTTCAGAGGTGCCCGAGCTCACCAAGCAGCTTCTGCAAGACCCTGAGAGTTACGTCCGCGCGAGCGCAGTGACCGCCACAGGGCAGCTGTCTAGCTGGGCGCTGCTTGCCGCCCCTGCCAGCCCTGAGCGCCCAGGGGCTCAGCAG AAGAGCCTGCTCGTGGAGCTTCTGCACGTCCTCTGCGCAGACTCGGAGGGCTTCCCCCGGAGGGCCGTCATGCAGGTCTTCACCGAGTGGCTGAGGGACGGCCATGCTGACGTAGCTGAAGACCCGGAGCGGTTTGTGGCCCGAGTGCTGCAGGCGGCGAGCAGGGACCCGGACTGGGAGGTGCGGGCCCAGGGCCTCGAGCTGGCGCTGGTGTTCCTGGGGCAGCTGCTGGGCCCGCGCGGCTCCCACTGTCCCTGTGCCGTGGCCCTGCCCGAGACAGCCCCGCCTGGCACgctggcccaggccctgcccgaGGCAGCCCCGCCTGGCACGCTGGCCCAGGCCCTGCAGGTGCTCTGCCGTGTGCAGCTCTTTGAGTTTGCCTTCCGTGCCTTGTTTGACTGTGACCGACCTGTGGCCCAGAAGTCCTGTGATCTTCTCCTATTCCTGAGGGCCAAGGCTGCTCCCTGTGGCAGCCCGCAGGAGGCGGGGGACAGTCCCAACGTGGCCTCTGTGGAGGCCACCCTGCAGAGATGGCAGGCAGGTGAGCAGGGTCAGCCCCTGGGGTACCTGGAGCCTGGGGCTGTCATGGCTGTGCTGAGGTCTATAGACCTGGAGGGCCTTCGGGACACTCTGGCTGAGAGCAGTGACCACGTGGAGAAGAGCCCCCAGTCACTCCTGCAGGACATGCTGGCTGCCGTGGGCGTCCTCGGGGAGAACGAGGCCGACTGCTACTGA